In Tenrec ecaudatus isolate mTenEca1 chromosome 4, mTenEca1.hap1, whole genome shotgun sequence, a single window of DNA contains:
- the ZBED5 gene encoding zinc finger BED domain-containing protein 5 gives MIACLLFFLPYNFNTFQILGVYANVTMFGTTKSLPMDLLLKEGSLKQEVESFCYQIVSESNDLKVGILQSEDEQLKPSISKKSESELSRVKFMSASNKITFSKKPKRRKYDESYLSFGFTYFGNRDAPHAQCVLCKKILSNSSLAPSKLRRHLETKHAAYKDKDISFFKQHLDSPESSKPPTPKIVNTDNESATEASYNVSYHIALSGEAHTIGELLIKPCAKDVVMRMFDEQYSKKIDAVQLSNSTVARRIKDLAADVEEELVCRLKICDGFSLQLDESADVSGLAVLLVFVRYRFNTSIEEDLLLCESLQRDATGQELFNCINSFMQKHEIEWDKCVDVCSDASRVLEGKIAEAVALIKCMAPESTGSYCLLYRQALAVKTLPAPLKNVLDQAVQIINYIKARPHQSRLLKILCEEMGAQHTALLLNTELRWLSRGKVLVRLFELRHELLVSMDSAFRLSDCLTNCSWLLRLAYLADIFTKLNEVNLWMQGKNVTVFTVFDKISLLLRKLECWASFVEEQNLDCFPILSDFLSEINSVVDKDIYSAIVQHLRGLHSTLLKYFPVTNDNNAWVRNPFTVTVKPASLVAREYESLIDLTSDPQVKQNFTELSLNDFWSSLIQEYPSIARRAVRVLLPFATMYLCETGFSYYAATKTKYRKRLDAAPHMRIRLSNITPNIKRICDKKTQKHCSH, from the coding sequence ATGATTGCTTGCCTTCTATTTTTCCTGCCTTATAATTTCAACACATTCCAGATACTCGGTGTGTATGCTAATGTAACCATGTTTGGTACCACAAAGTCATTGCCGATGGATCTGTTGCTGAAAGAAGGAAGTCTTAAGCAAGAGGTAGAATCGTTTTGTTATCAAATTGTGTCTGAATCAAATGACCTAAAGGTTGGAATATTACAAAGTGAAGATGAACAGTTGAAGCCATCCATTTctaaaaaatcagaaagtgagCTTTCCAGGGTCAAATTTATGTCTGCTTCCAACAAAATAACATTTAGTAAgaaaccaaaaagaagaaaatatgatgaaagTTATTTGTCTTTTGGATTTACTTACTTTGGAAATAGAGATGCCCCACATGCTCAGTGTGTATTATGTAAAAAAATTTTATCCAATAGCTCATTAGCCCCCAGTAAACTTCGACGACATTTGGAAACGAAACATGCTGCATATAAAGACAAAGACATAAGCTTTTTCAAGCAACATCTTGATTCACCAGAAAGTAGTAAGCCTCCAACACCTAAAATTGTCAATACAGATAATGAAAGTGCTACAGAAGCATCATACAATGTGAGTTATCACATAGCACTGAGCGGAGAGGCTCATACTATCGGAGAATTGCTTATCAAGCCTTGTGCGAAAGATGTAGTGATGCGGATGTTTGATGAACAATATAGTAAAAAAATAGATGCTGTACAGCTGTCAAACAGTACTGTTGCACGTCGCATTAAGGATCTTGCTGCTGACGTCGAAGAAGAACTTGTTTGCAGACTGAAAATTTGTGATGGGTTTTCACTGCAACTAGACGAGTCAGCTGATGTTTCtggactggctgtgctgcttgtgtttGTTCGTTACAGGTTTAATACATCTATTGAGGAGGACCTACTCTTATGTGAATCTTTACAAAGGGATGCTACTGGTCAAGAACTATTTAACTGCATTAACAGTTTTATGCAGAAACATGAAATTGAATGGGATAAATGTGTTGATGTTTGTAGTGACGCTTCTAGGGTGCTGGAGGGAAAAATAGCCGAGGCTGTTGCCCTGATAAAATGTATGGCACCTGAAAGCACCGGCAGTTACTGCCTGTTATATAGACAAGCCCTCGCGGTTAAAACATTGCCTGCGCCTCTGAAAAACGTGCTGGACCAAGCAGTACAAATCATCAACTATATTAAAGCTCGACCACATCAATCTAGGCTACTAAAAATTTTATGTGAAGAAATGGGTGCCCAGCACACAGCACTTCTTCTAAATACAGAATTGAGGTGGCTTTCACGAGGTAAAGTTCTTGTGAGACTTTTTGAGCTTCGTCATGAACTGTTGGTTTCCATGGATTCCGCTTTTCGGTTATCTGATTGTTTAACAAATTGCTCCTGGCTGCTAAGGCTTGCATATCTTGCAGATATTTTTACTAAATTAAATGAGGTTAATCTGTGGATGCAAGGGAAAAATGTGACCGTTTTTACAGTATTTGATAAAATATCATTGTTGTTAAGAAAATTGGAGTGTTGGGCCTCATTTGTAGAAGAACAAAACTTGGATTGTTTTCCTATACTCAGTGACTTTTTGTCTGAAATTAATTCTGTGGTTGATAAAGATATTTACAGTGCCATCGTGCAGCACCTAAGGGGCTTACACTCTACTCTGTTAAAGTATTTCCCTGTTACAAATGACAATAATGCTTGGGTTAGAAACCCATTTACAGTGACtgtcaagccagcctcactagtAGCAAGAGAGTATGAGAGCTTAATTGATTTAACATCTGATCCTCAagtgaaacaaaatttcactgaaCTTTCCCTGAATGATTTTTGGAGCAGCCTAATTCAAGAATATCCAAGCATTGCAAGGCGCGCAGTTCGTGTTCTTCTTCCTTTTGCTACAATGTACTTGTGTGAAACGGGCTTTTCATATTATGCTGCAACCAAGACAAAATACAGGAAAAGACTGGATGCTGCACCTCATATGCGGATCAGGCTCAGCAATATTACCCCTAATATTAAGCGGATATGTGATAAAAAGACACAGAAACACTGCTCTCATTAA